Genomic window (Oryzihumus leptocrescens):
GAGGAAGCCGTTGAGCGCCAGCACGGTGACCACGCCCGTGGCCACCGTCATGGTGAGGAACAGGGCGACGGTCGAGGCGACCAGCTTGGAGCGCAGTGTCCAGGTCGCCGGACGCATCCACGTGGGGCGGCTCATGGGACGACTGTGGCTCAGGTCGCGGGCTTGAGCACGTAGCCCACACCGCGCATGGTGTGGATCATCGGCTCCCGGCCCACGTCGATCTTCTTGCGCAGGTAGGAGATGTAGAGCTCGACGACGTTGGCCTGGCCGCCGAAGTCGTAGTTCCAGACACGGTCGAGGATCTGCGCCTTGGACAGCACCCGCTTGGGGTTGCGCATGAGGTAGCGCAGCAGCTCGAACTCGGTCGCGGTCAGGTTGACCGTGTCGCCGCCGCGGGTGACCTCGTGGCTGTCCTCGTCCATGACCAGGTCGCCGACGACCAGCTGGGACCCGGCGTCCTCGGCCATGACGGCGGTGCGGCGCATGAGCGCGCGCAGCCGGGCCACGACCTCCTCGAGGCTGAACGGCTTGGTGACGTAGTCGTCGCCGCCGGCGGTCAGCCCCGCCACGCGGTCCTCGACCGCGTCACGCGCGGTGAGGAAGAGGACCGGGACGTTGGGGTTGTCTGCGCGCATCCGGCGCAGCACCTCCATGCCGTCGAAATCCGGCAGCATCATGTCCAGCGCGACGGCGTCGGGCTGGAACTCGCGGGCGGCGCGCACGGCCGCCATGCCGGTGCCGGCCGAGCGGACCTCCCAGCCCTCGTAGCGCAGGGCCATGCTGAGCAGCTCGGTGAGGTTGTTCTCGTCGTCGACGACGAGGACGCGCACCGGGGCGCCGTCGAATCGGCGCAGCGGGGCGGACGCGGGGCGGGCGGTCGACTGGCTCATGACACCCAGTGAAGCGTCGTTACCTGAAGAGACCATCGCGAGTTCCTGTACATACCCTGTGAACGCTCTGTGGTGGGGTCTCAGCGACCCGACACGACCGTCACAGCCCCGTCACAGGCCCGCGGCCCAGTCTCGACGGCGACGACCCCGCCACCGAGGAGCCCCACATGACTGCTTCGTCGCCGCAGACCCCCTGGGCCCACAGCCCCACCGCGGAGCTGCCCACGACCCCAACCCGCCCGGACGTCGTCGGGCCGGTCCAGGTCGACACCATCTCGTATGCCGCGTCGCCGGCCGCCGCGGCCCTCGCACCGTCCGGTGCTGCCGCCGCCGGGACCGTGCAGGTGGCGGCCCCGGAGCAGGCAGGACCGGTCGCGGGCGCGGGATCGGCCCAGGGGGCGAACCCGGCCGCCCCGGCGCCGCCTGCCGTCCAGCCCCCGGTGTGGTCAGGCCGCAAGACCGCCATCGCCGCGGCCCTGGCGATCGGCTTTGCCGCGGTCGGCGCGGTGGGCGCCGCCGCGGTGATCGGGGACCAGAGCCAGACCCAGTCCGGGCTCGGCGGCCAGTTCGGCCCGGGCCGGGGCGGGCAGCTCGGTCCGGGCGGGCAGGGCCAGTTCGGCCGGGGCGGGCAGCTCGGTCCGGGCGGGCAGGGCCAGTTCGGTCAAGGGCATCTCGGCCCGGGGCAGGGTGGCCAGCTCGGTCAGCTGCCCGGCGCCCAGCAAGGGCAGGGCGGGCAGTTCGGGCAGCCGGGTGGCCGGCTGCCCGGCGGGCAGCAGGGCCAGACCGGCCAGCAGCCGGGCGTCCCGGGTCAGGACCCCCAGGGCCAGACCGGCTCGACCACGGGGCGGACGACATGACCCCGCGGGAGTGGCTGCGCGCCCACCAGCCCCGGCGGGCCGGGCGGTCCACGCTGACGCAGCCCACGGCATACAAGGACCTCGGGGTGCTGCCGGTCTGTGGCGGCAGCGTGCGGCCGCTGGCCTCGCAGCGGGAGCGGGCCGCGCGCGGGTAGCGGGTCAGCCGCGGGCCGACCCCAGGCCGAGGACAACAGCCAGACCGAGGGCGCTGCGCGGCTCATACGGTCCGCGCCACAGGCCGCCGTGGACCGCGCCGAACGCCTCGTCCTGCCACGGGTGCTCGTGCGCCGGGGTTCCGGCGCGCAGGTCGTGCACGAGCAGCGCGGCCATGAGCACATTGCTGGTGGCGGGCTCGAACACCTCGATCCCGAAGCGGTGCGCCCCGGCATAGGCCGCAGCCAGGGCCCGGTTCTTCACCACCGAGCGGGTCCGGGTCGGCGGGGCGACCTTGAGGGACACCACGCTGCCCGCCGCCCGGGCCGTCGTGGCTCGCCAGCGCTGCAGCCGCTTGGCCAGGGCGTAGTTGGGTCCCTGCTGGGGGACCAGGCTGTCGTTGACGCCGGGGTCGGCGCCGGGGGCGTAGTTGCGGCGCAGCAGCCGGCCGCCGCTGAGCACCCGCAGCGGCTGGCGCAGCAGGGTGCGCGCCCCGGCGTGGTCGTAGGCGTAGCCGGACCGGGCCACCGCGTCGGCGGGTACGGCGAACACGTCGGTGGGCGTGGCCAGGAAGGCCAGCGCCACGTCGTCCCGGCGGCGCTGGAGCTCGACGGTCAGCGCGTCGACCGCCATCGCCACGCGGACGTTGGTCGCGCCGTCGGCGTAGACGTAGTTGCCCAGCACCAGCGGGCCCTCGATGCCGGTCAGCCAGTCGGCCACCTGTGGCAGGCGGTGGACCAGGTCGGCGCCGGCCCGCTGCTCCAGGGGGCGCGGGTCGGAGGTCACCGGGGCCGGCAGCTGCAGCCGGCCGGCCGACCGCGACGTCAGCTCCGCCAGCCGCGACCACACCTCCGGCCGGGGCAGATCGACGCCGACGACGTCCCCGCCCCAGCCGAGCAGCGCCCGCAGCGGGCCCATCTCCGAGCCGGCGCCCAGCACGACCACCCGCTGGTCGGACAGGTCCAGCCACTCCGGGTGGGCCTGCACCTCGCGCACCGCCTCGGCCGCGCTGGGCTCGAGGACTCCGTCCTCCTCCCACGCGTCGAGCCGGCGCCGCAGCGCGTCACCGCGCAGGCGCTCGCCGTGCCATGGCAGGGACAGCTCGCGCTCGGGCTCGCCGCGGCCCTCGATGACCTCGGTGCCGAGCGGGTCGGCGTCGCCGGGGAGGGCGAACGACTCGGCCAGGCCCACCTCGTCGCCGGACTCCAGCCGCACCCGCATCCGGTCGTGCAGCGAGGCCAGGCCGTCGGCCGCGATGGTGCGGGCGGCATCGGGGGAGAGCAGCCCGGCCTCCAGCAGCCGGCGGAAGTGGGTCACGTAGCCGTGCCGCCAGCTCGTCTCCTGTTCCGCGGCCCGCGACCCCACCGGGTCCACCGCCCGCAGCGCGTCGGCCACGACGGCCCGCCCGAGGGCGGAGGTGCTGCGCGCCCCGTCGACCTCGGGGAAGACGACTCCGGTGCTGTCGGACATGGCTCTCCTCGGGTGCCGGGGGTGACCCGGCCATCATGCTGGGCGGTGACCGGCACGGCATACCGGAGGGGGATGCGCAGGGGCCCGGCACGCAGGCTGCGTGCCGGGCCCCTGAGGCGTATGCCGGGTGGCTACTTCACGCCGAGGCGGGCCTTGAGGCCGTCCAGCTCGGTCCACAGCGTCGTCGGCAGCGTCGGGCCGAACTTGTCGAACCACTCCTGGATCTGCGGGATCTCCGCGGCCCACTCGTCGGCGTCGACGTTGAGCGCGATCCGCAGCTGCTCCTCGGTCATGTCGAGGCCGTCGGTGTCGAGGGACTCCGGCGTCGGCACGTGGCCGATGGGGGTCTCGACCGCCGCCGCGGTGCCCTCGAGGCGCTCCACGACCCACTTGAGGACGCGGGAGTTCTCGCCGAAGCCGGGCCACACGAAGCCACCGTCGGCGTCGCGACGGAACCAGTTGACGTAGAAGATCTTGGGCAGCTTGGCCGCGTCCGCGTCCTTGCCGACCTTGATCCAGTGGTTGAAGTAGTCGCCGGCGTTGTAGCCGATGAACGGCAGCATCG
Coding sequences:
- a CDS encoding response regulator transcription factor; translation: MSQSTARPASAPLRRFDGAPVRVLVVDDENNLTELLSMALRYEGWEVRSAGTGMAAVRAAREFQPDAVALDMMLPDFDGMEVLRRMRADNPNVPVLFLTARDAVEDRVAGLTAGGDDYVTKPFSLEEVVARLRALMRRTAVMAEDAGSQLVVGDLVMDEDSHEVTRGGDTVNLTATEFELLRYLMRNPKRVLSKAQILDRVWNYDFGGQANVVELYISYLRKKIDVGREPMIHTMRGVGYVLKPAT